From the Photobacterium sp. GJ3 genome, one window contains:
- a CDS encoding LysE family translocator, with amino-acid sequence MDYLYAMVLFAVSSSVTPGPNNIMVMTSGLNFGVKKSLPLLSGICMGFAIMLLLVGIGFGQLFELFPSLHFIIKCLGVLYLLYLAWLIARSADVGSSGAQAKPFSFMKGALFQWINAKAWVVATGAIAAFTTVGADFYGQNMMLALTFLLVSFPCVGVWLMFGSLLKKTLTQDKYRRLFNYTMSALLVVSVLPVMSEILNHLASSHG; translated from the coding sequence ATGGACTATCTCTACGCTATGGTTCTCTTTGCCGTGTCATCTTCCGTCACGCCGGGACCGAACAACATTATGGTGATGACTTCGGGCCTGAATTTTGGAGTGAAAAAAAGCCTGCCGCTGCTGAGTGGGATCTGTATGGGGTTTGCGATCATGCTGCTTTTGGTCGGCATCGGATTTGGTCAGTTATTTGAGCTGTTCCCCAGCCTGCATTTCATCATTAAATGCCTCGGCGTGCTTTACTTACTGTATCTGGCCTGGCTGATTGCCCGCTCCGCTGATGTCGGATCGTCCGGCGCACAGGCCAAACCTTTCAGTTTCATGAAAGGCGCGCTGTTTCAGTGGATTAACGCCAAAGCCTGGGTGGTCGCGACCGGTGCCATCGCGGCTTTCACCACAGTGGGAGCGGACTTTTACGGTCAGAATATGATGCTGGCGCTCACCTTTTTACTGGTTTCCTTCCCGTGTGTCGGGGTCTGGCTGATGTTTGGATCCCTACTGAAAAAAACACTGACTCAGGACAAGTATCGCCGCCTGTTTAACTACACCATGTCCGCGTTGCTGGTTGTCTCAGTCCTGCCTGTGATGAGCGAAATTTTGAATCATCTGGCGTCATCACATGGCTGA